A section of the Flavobacteriales bacterium genome encodes:
- the mtaB gene encoding tRNA (N(6)-L-threonylcarbamoyladenosine(37)-C(2))-methylthiotransferase MtaB, with amino-acid sequence MSSPRTVAFHTLGCKLNFAETSTLARGLEEAGYARVRPEERPDVFVLNTCSVTENADRECRQWVRWFQRINPEAFVAVVGCYAQLKPEHIAAIPGVDLVLGANEKFDLAAHIEAAAGKRSVGLAVHGPIKEARSFHPSWNSGDRTRTFLKVQDGCDYFCSFCTIPLARGRSRSGTIAQTVALAERIAATGVKEIVLTGVNTGDFGRQHGEDLLGLIEALDRVEGIERFRISSIEPNLCHDGVIAFVAASRRFMPHFHMPLQSGSDAILERMRRRYDTALYADRVRTIKRSIPHACVGADVITGTPGETEEEFQRTHAFLRSIPVDHLHVFTYSERANTTAVRMDDTVPMAERRDRTRQLRILSSKLQRAHYERHLGTVRPVLFEQGDAGADMIEGYTDNYIRVALPYDGAVVNTIAAVHLQHISGDGHTTGVLNTHTGPERSNWPTAGYQLAI; translated from the coding sequence ATGAGCTCCCCCCGCACCGTCGCCTTCCACACCCTGGGCTGCAAGCTCAACTTCGCCGAGACGAGCACCCTGGCGCGCGGGCTGGAGGAGGCCGGGTACGCCCGGGTGCGGCCCGAGGAGCGGCCGGACGTGTTCGTGCTGAACACGTGCAGCGTGACGGAGAACGCCGATCGTGAATGCCGCCAGTGGGTCCGATGGTTCCAGCGGATCAATCCGGAGGCCTTCGTGGCCGTGGTGGGGTGCTATGCCCAACTGAAGCCGGAGCACATCGCGGCCATTCCCGGGGTGGACCTGGTGCTGGGCGCCAACGAGAAGTTCGACCTGGCGGCCCACATCGAGGCCGCGGCGGGCAAGCGTTCCGTTGGTCTGGCCGTGCACGGTCCCATCAAGGAAGCGCGGTCCTTCCATCCGTCCTGGAACAGCGGGGACCGCACACGCACCTTCCTGAAGGTGCAGGACGGCTGCGACTACTTCTGCAGCTTCTGCACCATTCCCCTGGCGCGGGGCCGCAGCCGTAGTGGCACCATCGCGCAGACCGTGGCCCTGGCGGAACGGATCGCCGCAACGGGGGTGAAGGAGATCGTGCTCACGGGGGTGAACACCGGCGATTTCGGCCGCCAGCATGGAGAGGACCTGCTGGGGTTGATCGAGGCGCTGGACCGGGTGGAAGGCATCGAACGCTTCCGGATCAGCAGCATCGAGCCCAACCTCTGCCACGATGGGGTCATCGCGTTCGTGGCGGCCAGCAGGCGCTTCATGCCGCACTTCCACATGCCCCTGCAGAGCGGCAGCGACGCCATCCTCGAGCGCATGCGCCGCCGGTACGACACGGCGCTGTACGCCGACCGGGTGCGCACCATCAAGAGGTCGATCCCCCATGCCTGCGTGGGGGCGGACGTGATCACCGGCACACCGGGCGAGACCGAGGAGGAGTTCCAGCGCACGCATGCCTTCCTCCGCAGCATCCCGGTGGACCACCTGCACGTGTTCACTTACAGTGAGCGGGCCAACACCACCGCCGTGCGGATGGACGATACCGTGCCCATGGCCGAGCGCCGCGATCGCACCAGGCAATTGCGCATCCTCTCCTCCAAGTTGCAACGTGCGCACTACGAAAGGCACCTTGGAACGGTGCGTCCGGTGCTCTTCGAGCAGGGTGATGCCGGCGCGGACATGATCGAGGGCTACACGGACAACTACATCCGCGTGGCATTGCCTTACGATGGCGCCGTTGTCAACACCATCGCAGCGGTCCATTTGCAGCACATCAGTGGTGATGGGCACACCACCGGTGTATTGAACACGCACACCGGACCAGAGCGTAGCAACTGGCCAACTGCCGGCTACCAACTGGCCATCTGA